From Taeniopygia guttata chromosome 29, bTaeGut7.mat, whole genome shotgun sequence, a single genomic window includes:
- the EIF4B gene encoding eukaryotic translation initiation factor 4B — protein MAAPAAAKKKPKKGKTLTLTDFLAEDGGGGGGPTYIPKPVSWADETDDLEVSTMWHSNDDDVYRAPPIDRSILPTAPRAAREPNIDRSRLPKSPPYTAFLGNLPYDVTEESIKDFFRGLNISAVRLPREPTNPERLKGFGYAEFEDIDSLFQALSLNEESLGNRRIRVDVADQAQDKDRDDRCFGRDRDRFRDSERFESDWRARPAAPDTFDDFPPRRSDDGFGDRYRDRYDDRYRDGPRRDMDRGFGSRDRYDDRSRDYDRGYDSRIGSGRRAFGSGYRRDDDYRGYEDRYDRRDDRMDRWNSRDDYGRDDFRREDRGPTQRPKLNLKPRSAPKEEETSGAPAAQSSRAASIFGEAKPVDTAAREREVEERLQKEQEKLQRQLEDDKRIDRRPRERHPSWRSEENQERSRTGSESSQSGPTGPPGTSAGSGPTGRTTRRRESEKSLENEPLGKEEEPPSPPPKSREEKPKVMPAPPPKENAWMKRSSQNPPGNSQSSDLEQASPTSGGSPGPFPPGDDGGPPRTPQRREELKPEGGRESSSKGRSCSRGPTGMGDPERRDPRKEHEPKKLEETPPSFSHASKYAALSMDGEDEGDDEEGAE, from the exons ATGGCGGCCCCAG CGGCGGCGAAGAAGAAGCCAAAGAAGGGGAAGACACTGACGCTCACGGATTTCCTGGCAGAGGatggggggggcggggggggaccCACCTACATCCCCAAACCTGTCAGCTGGGCCGACGAGACCGACGACCTGGAAG TCTCCACCATGTGGCACAGCAACGACGACGACGTTTACCGGGCGCCTCCGATCGACCGCTCCATCCTTCCCACGGCCCCACGCGCTGCCCGCGAGCCCAACATCGACAGAAGCcgcctccccaaatcccctccatACACGGCATTCCTGGGAAACCTGCCCTACGACGTCACAGAAGAGTCCATCAAGGATTTCTTCCGAGGGCTCAAT ATCAGCGCCGTGCGGCTCCCACGGGAACCCACCAATCCCGAGAGATTGAAAGGTTTCGGGTACGCGGAATTCGAGGATATCGATTCCCTGTTCCAGGCCCTGAGCCTCAATGAAGAG TCTTTAGGAAACAGAAGGATACGTGTGGATGTGGCGGATCAAGCTCAGGATAAAG ACCGGGATGATCGCTGCTTCGGCAGAGACCGGGATCGCTTCCGGGACTCAGAGCGGTTCGAGAGCGACTGGCGCGCGCGTCCAGCTGCTCCCGACACCTTCGATGACTTCCCCCCGCGCCGGAGCGACGATGGATTCGGGGACA GATATCGTGATCGCTATGATGACCGGTATCGGGATGGGCCACGGCGGGACATGGATCGTGGTTTTGGGAGCCGGGATCGCTATGACGACCGCAGCAGGGATTATGACCGag GCTACGATTCCCGAATAGGCAGCGGCCGGAGAGCCTTTGGAAGCGGGTACCGCCGGGATGATGACTACCGTGGCTATGAGGATCGTTATGACCGGCGGGATGACCGGATGGATCGGTGGAATTCCCGGGATGATTACGGCCGGGATGATTTCCGCCGTGAGGACAGAG GTCCCACCCAGAGACCGAAGCTCAACCTGAAGCCCCGGAGTGCTCCCAAGGAAGAGGAAACTTCAGGAGCTCCGGCTGCCCAGTCCAGCCGGGCCGCTTCCATCTTCGGGGAGGCCAAGCCTGTGGATACAGCGGCTCGGGAGCGGGAAGTGGAGGAGCGGCTccagaaggagcaggaaaaacTCCAACGGCAGCTGGAGGACGACAAGAGGATCGACAGACGGCCCCGAGAAAG GCATCCCAGCTGGCGAAGTGAGGAGAACCAGGAGCGATCCCGGACAGGCAGCGAATCCTCCCAGAGCGGCCCCACGGGACCCCCGGGAACGTCCGCGGGCTCCGGCCCCACCGGCCGGA CCACACGGAGGAGGGAGAGCGAGAAATCCCTGGAAAATGAGCCCCTAGGAAAAGAGGAGGAGCCACCCTCACCGCCCCCCAAATCTCGGGAGGAAAAGCCAAAAGTGATGCCGGCGCCCCCTCCCAAGGAAAATGCCTGGATGAAGCGGAGCAGCCAGAACCCCCCTGGCAATTCCCAGAGCTCTGACTTGGAGCAAGCCTCCCCGACCAG tgggggctcccctggcccCTTCCCTCCTGGAGATGATGGGggcccccccaggaccccccagagGAGAG aggagctgaaGCCGGAGGGGGGTCGGGAGAGCAGCTCCAAGGGCCGGAGCTGCAGCCGCGGCCCCACGGGAATGGGGGACCCTGAGAG GAGGGACCCCCGGAAGGAGCACGAGCCAAAGAAACTGGAGGAGACCCCCCCCTCC TTCAGCCATGCCAGCAAATACGCCGCGCTCTCTATGGATGGGGAGGATGAAGGTGATGATGAAGAAGGAGCTGAGTAG